A single region of the Serinus canaria isolate serCan28SL12 chromosome 1, serCan2020, whole genome shotgun sequence genome encodes:
- the CHRDL2 gene encoding chordin-like protein 2, with amino-acid sequence MLPGAGPLAFLLRCLLLLFASESRARARPEAFCDFNGKKYSPGESWHPYLEPQGLMYCIRCSCAENTSIRCSRIQCPALPCASPVTEPQQCCPRCPEPPSPSGLRAPARSCRYNGTTFQQGEMFSGSELFPGRQPNQCVQCSCSEGQIYCGLVTCPELLCSSPFSVPDSCCQVCKDGSLEKPTEEEPLQLNRGVRHSQDQCLGEVVGRKPPGATVSTVLSSSLELIPRSFKPKGAGGTTVKIVLKEKHKKACVYNGKTYSHGDVWHPVFRLYGLLPCILCTCRDGVQDCHKVTCPKEYPCEHPEKVDGKCCKVCPESRVKPTEEVATPRCGSGPSRVLVYAFVPPRSEPSKEILRTVAIEKELAEEVEIYNWKLIKGIFHLIQTKKISKQEFKQEAQHFRLITRTNEGHWNIFRAQTSELRMTESPEKETKTS; translated from the exons ATGCTTCCCGGGGCGGGTCCCCTCGCCTTCCTCCTCCggtgcctcctgctcctcttcgCCTCCGAGAGTCGAGCCCGGGCTC GGCCGGAGGCGTTCTGCGACTTCAACGGCAAGAAGTACAGCCCGGGGGAGAGCTGGCACCCGTACCTggagccccaggggctgatgtACTGCATCCGCTGCAGCTGCGCCGAG AACACCAGCATCAGGTGCTCCCGGATCCAGTGCCCGGCGCTGCCGTGTGCCAGCCCCGTCACGGAGCCGCAGCAGTGCTGCCCGCGCTGTCCCG AGCCCCCGTCGCCGTCCGGGCTCCGGGCACCCGCCCGGTCGTGCCGCTACAACGGGACCACGTTCCAGCAGGGCGAGATGTTCAGCGGCAGCGAGCTGTTCCCGGGCCGCCAGCCCAACCAGTGtgtgcagtgcagctgctcc GAAGGCCAGATTTACTGTGGCTTGGTGACCTGCCCcgagctgctgtgctcctctccCTTCAGTGTGCCAGACTCCTGCTGCCAGGTCTGCAAAG ATGGCTCCTTGGAGAAGCCCACGGAAGAGGAGCCCCTGCAGTTAAACAGAGGTGTT AGGCACTCCCAGGACCAGTGCTTGGGAGAGGTGGTGGGCAGGAAGCCCCCCGGAGCCACTGTCTCCACGGttctcagctcttccctggagCTAATTCCCAGAAGTTTCAAACCCAAGGGAGCAGGAGGCACCACTGTGAAGATCGTCTTGAAAGAGAAGCACAAGAAAG cctgtgtgtACAACGGGAAGACCTACTCCCACGGGGACGTGTGGCACCCCGTGTTCCGGCTCTACGGCCTGCTGCCCTGCATCCTCTGCACCTGCAGGGACGGCGTCCAGGACTGCCACAAGGTCACCTGCCCCAAGGAGTACCCCTGTGAACACCCAGAAAAAGTAGATGGGAAATGCTGCAAAGTATGTCCAG AAAGCAGAGTGAAACCCACGGAGGAGGTGGCCACCCCCCGGTGTGGCAGTGGCCCCAGCCGTGTCCTGGTGTACGCCTTCGTGCCGCCGCGCTCCGAGCCCTCCAAGGAGATCCTCAGGACCGTGGCCATCGAgaaggagctggcagaagagGTGGAAATCTACAACTGGAAGCTGATTAAAG GAATATTCCATCTGATCCAGACCAAGAAGATCAGCAAGCAAGAATTCAAGCAAGAAGCACAACACTTCAGGCTGATCACAAGGACAAACGAAG GTCACTGGAACATCTTTCGAGCGCAGACGTCGGAGCTGAGGATGACAGAGAGCCCAGAGAAGGAGACAAAGACCTCGTAA
- the LOC108962423 gene encoding uncharacterized protein LOC108962423 has product MPSPRGRWDAQPQGMPGPEAGCSAPGGMLSSQAGRVTALLPSWDGMLGYCTWIPPQQWDVVPTAGGRMWKRHLPNPTDAFPPLVLQLCSLLPGQGSSLGWLWQQPCPCAHPWLTWAETPSPLRTTFPDRETRQCSRPGQRGWNAGKRPGGAGGWTRTQVSSGEQVANGPELALLGHLQCWGQLWAPPDRRALEGLEHVQGREQSWDGNGAPGKAERAGKGLSLEKRRLRGDPVALHKSLTGGDSQGEQGQEEREQPPAGPGEAQGGHQQEFPHGKGAQALELPGGFGEPILEVPKELLVWPSVPWAGDRVGTGHSVHSMAPGALPPRWARWFCGAEARPWQVLLSCQGLWDCLEAFYFLIRPCCSLLLCLQPGWHRLRESTTIPSGLLGHPPALPCPAQPSPSDPRLSSPHCPMPGQEGLFLQVLPCGRSSSAIS; this is encoded by the coding sequence atgcccagccccaggggaaggtgggatgcccagccccaggggatgcccGGACCCGAGGCGggatgctcagctcctggggggATGCTTAGCAGCCAGGCAGGACgggtcacagccctgctgccctcgTGGGATGGGATGCTTGGCTACTGCACGTGGATCCCACCACAGCAGTGGGATGTGGTAcccactgcaggaggaaggatgTGGAAAAGACATCTCCCAAATCCCACGGATGCTTTTCCACCTTTGGTTTTGCAGCTTtgctcccttctcccaggcCAAGGGagctctctgggctggctctggcagcagccatgCCCCTGTGCTCACCCCTGGCTCACCTGGGCAGAAACACCCTCACCTCTCCGCACCACATTCCCAGACAGGGAGACAAGGCAGTGCTCCAGGccggggcagaggggctggaatgcTGGAAAACGTCCCGGGGGTGCCGGTGGCTGGACACGAacccaggtgagctcaggtgagCAAGTGGCCAATGgccctgagctggcactgctggggcacctccagtgctggggacagctctgggcccctcctgacaggagagccctggaggggctggagcatgtccagggcagggaacagagctgggacgggaatggagccccaggaaaggctgagagagctgggaaggggctcagcctggagaaaaggaggctcaggggggaccctgtggctctgcacaagtctctgacaggaggggacagccagggggaacaaggacaggaggagagggaacagcctccagctgggccaggggaagctcagggtgggcaccagcaggaatttccccatggaaagggagcTCAGGCCTTGGAACTGCCAGGGGGGTTTGGAGAGCCCAtcctggaggtgcccaaggagCTCCTGGTGTGGccctcagtgccctgggctggtgacagggtgggcactgggcacagtgTGCACTCCATGGCCCCGGGGGCTCTCCCGCCGCGCTGGGCTCGGTGGTTCTGCGGTGCCGAGGCACGGCCCTGGCAGGTCCTGCTGTCTTGTCAGGGATTGTGGGATTGTCTTGAGGCATTTTACTTCCTTATAAGgccctgctgttccctgctcctgtgtctgCAGCCGGGCTGGCATCGCCTGAGGGAGAGCACAACAATTCCCAGCGGGCTGCTGGGacaccctcctgccctgccctgcccagcccagcccagcccctcgGATCCTCGGCTCTCATCCCCACACTGCCCGATGCCCGGGCAGGAAGGCCTTTTTCTGCAGGTCCTGCCctgtggaaggagcagctcagccatcTCCTGA